The following proteins are co-located in the Podarcis raffonei isolate rPodRaf1 chromosome 5, rPodRaf1.pri, whole genome shotgun sequence genome:
- the MUC4 gene encoding mucin-4 isoform X2 codes for MGRQKGMLWALAGFWAWLLCAPGKTVAVPVPTEWEEGDLGDFTTPSDGLSWGTDSDYFEPTILTTTEAPVFMEEIQATELYTPSPLLGKPEENLSSISSANSSSPVEEERSGSPSASTLAGNVASSNDGPKNPGITPPGGNAKETTEVHAEEKAVFPAKMNSSLEEGTTKTAAVVSKEAATPVTLLSKEEEAAELPAERTEETATAPILLSASASEQPGGTELLMELVPSTTSTSLLSATSGEGIRASPSEEGANSVASGEMSFPPPAAGDEEAMDVDTRGSDVGFQLNPTVASWEETPNVIPEADEETPELSPDAGSEAAAPSSSPGADPSSHTEELPVEEEEAAPADGSSPPPPPEGDAVTPPPELPPSGSLPSGDTTAESSEPGELVAVSTQLPPADEAALDVESAPGEGRGDADSSLSAEEPESDTEATAVPSSAGPEVGPENTADVPSGESEDLLSAESSSSLPVDESTLDSPPGILSPSDAPSEPSLRMEVSSPAGLPLGSGSASQLPEDGETQASSTTNEEAKEGSGSPDSNKEASFASVSPEQGPASSGTDVPAGEEVSADLASGAASPLNPGVETDSSEVAENEQPTVSTQSEPSLDMTTINSAGVAEKVPGTLPDTKTSPTSLLEDETASEAQGSSEETPSPMSLSVTPSQQEEGEISPSETPGKVVGSSPEGSEAATGPDVASGSATTDAVAQTSSEGQSETDSPLSSLELIPPVGRSEILDTEESKSPAEDMVVTDPLGGQATFPSTSPDESPSGPSATDAMEAPSNGPPGSPPFSHLPPDNDTGAGSEVTTGPEELGHSAAGNREEPSLSPVSTAEPELAPAETEAAEDGNVSEDLGKVSALPSREETVGATSEAAVDEGSPSDSSSFLDEVNTQPPEPQLGPGSAEENSPPSSAEVADAESGDLTPLPESGGESKEAQESSEKKPSSSSSSGSFSVEDEEGEASSSPASDNLGPSPQGTDVLEGSRDGEGSTGLVENEVAGTTNSGGQAGTDLPLSGAEIGPTEKSELPAGPPGAVADGETPSQPPVEDGETLVGNTASGEESPLVTPSEKSPPSVVFEPSGAEPSGSTSSPVSYQLSPDVALNPGSATSEEAQGLEDTFSKKGLDLVPIDMGSPPASPSNDGIVATGSDLEGSEESQLSPEDAATATDEGAEPSEGSSSVGGKETYLAPSASKPPVSSSSAEEVQMDGSPSVDSEEPTLSPDDAVRAGPVTYEEGEESEDISAESGKEPSLSPLATELQSATASTEGVETAISESEPSAGSQPSQDAAGPGASEGIEQGENSSAASEQETPLGSSVGEPPKTSAGEEVSEGLVEGRPSLSTEWVDPASFEKAAGEGSQPVNAGVSNGKEPSSAPLAAEPQSDSLSTEGVEMPSLGPATDTGSQPSVDSGATAGAVASEEGEESSLAPLSPDSQSSGTPTSEDVSGGLGESSTLPEGVETGAVASEEVGESIISEKKSSLAPLSPDSQSSGTPTSEDISGGLGESPLLPEDVETPILDSATNTGSQSSPDGAAEGVVSEEGGVSEDVSPVSGKEPSLHALPTASQSSGTSASNEVSEGLGDGDSSLATEGVETAGSESAASKASQPSLDDAGTIVSNGKEASSTPLAAESPSDSLSTEEVETPSLGTATNAGSQPSADNADTAGDLASEEGEELEDISTVNGKKPSLDALSTASQSSGTSASNEVSEGLGDGDSSLTIEGLETPSMGTATDAGSHPSVDNAATAGASEEGMSGKEASFNPLSTESQSPGTLTSEDVSGGLGDGEPSLPTGGVETASLGSTATKGSTSSTETVLSPENVAEQLEEKSGSITGAESFPQPSSVIDKASGGTLPSASAYSDESLATNAGANQVSGITESSQPLPGSGDVSDNMAGLDNTGSSEKSVSGQPGSSNSDVLGGSDSSSPGAEVSTEILRGDLGTGPGSFHTEESPSALLPSSNTLPSGPANSYGKGTGNVIADGSTSQKVEEAPAGLEAGKTDSFPSDSETQESRPSPNGLLSSSPASEGRGDADSSVLAADKGPATTSTAGGTSPSLSSTHLSPANTLKLPSGAESGPEIKGGTSPLSSKSEDPGSVKPILLGKPPLKPSSPAGSGISSLPPASAQSKPAVGVGKDTSGNSKASSSAGKAPSSALGTSSSSSPVPKPMKSGSSTSSGISSLSPSPTQKKPAAGVSKVAPANSKGKPEVPLAATGDTKSSEGTGKTKKPNSRPQNSKDGKTSTADGNSAKSGRVSAVPVPVSSPAASLFPYGASANDKEYVQRKVDFNSPLFKPEIGIPLGKTLRSSLYFTDNGQIIFPASDKDISSYPNPAPKGFNGREKVPMIAVFWDNADFSRGKGTIFYQEYVTQTSAKHPVVRDVEAKIQQYLKCSYSATWTLKITWVKAQPYPAQGQNGRTNTYQAILTTDGYRTYTLFLYQNGGMQWDYRRIAPANVLIGWTSGDGYFKNDDLITKTPAEKYRPDQTEGYNTGVRGLWVYKLDSRIRVNYRRRCLDWFSHEGQPSAWNKDLPPCPCSLQQGLLDDRFSRSKKGLPDSRLTMLYSSAPNKYGAGVRCLYNSKNQLVEGHQERVWKSSRSSPNSDEELKLYDWCCNQTGNLQFCDKYSQKRPKIGCDGYRPSIRATSSEEKVDRKSEEERD; via the exons ATGGGGAGACAGAAAGGGATGCTTTGGGCCCTGGCAGGTTTCTGGGCATGGCTTCTGTGCG CGCCTGGGAAAACAGTTGCCGTCCCAGTTCCCACAGAATGGGAAGAAGGAGACCTGGGCGACTTCACCACCCCCAGTGATGGCCTTTCCTGGGGCACAGACAGTGACTATTTCGAGCCCACCATACTTACGACCACAGAGGCGCCTGTCTTCATGGAGGAAATCCAAGCCACAGAATTATATACTCCTAGTCCTCTCCTTGGGAAACCGGAAGAAAACCTGAGTTCTATTAGCTCAGCGAACTCTTCCAGTCCCGTGGAGGAAGAAAGGTCAGGTTCTCCGTCGGCCTCCACTCTGGCAGGAAACGTGGCTTCTTCCAACGATGGTCCCAAGAACCCAGGAATCACACCCCCAGGAGGGAACGCCAAGGAAACGACAGAAGTCCATGCTGAAGAAAAGGCCGTCTTCCCGGCCAAGATGAACTCTTCTTTGGAAGAAGGGACAACTAAAACAGCTGCAGTGGTGTCTAAGGAAGCAGCCACACCTGTCACCTTGCTTTCTAAGGAAGAAGAGGCAGCTGAATTGCCCGCGGAGAGGACTGAAGAAACAGCCACGGCGCCCATCTTgctttctgcttctgcctctgagcagCCTGGAGGAACAGAGCTTCTCATGGAGTTGGTGCCCAGCACAACAAGCACATCTCTTCTCAGCGCCACCAGCGGTGAAGGGATACGGGCATCTCCCTCCGAGGAAGGGGCTAACAGCGTTGCTTCTGGCGAAATGAGTTTTCCACCACCAGCTGCTGGAGACGAGGAGGCAATGGATGTGGACACCAGGGGAAGCGACGTGGGTTTCCAGCTCAACCCCACCGTAGCTTCGTGGGAGGAAACACCAAACGTCATCCCAGAAGCAGATGAGGAGACTCCAGAGCTTTCTCCAGATGCTGGCAGTGAGGCTGCAGCCCCGTCCTCGAGCCCAGGGGCAGACCCTTCCAGCCACACAGAAGAGCTgcctgtagaagaagaagaagctgctcCTGCTGATGGAAGCTCTCCTCcaccacctccagagggagaTGCTGTGACGCCACCGCCAGAATTGCCCCCATCCGGTTCGTTGCCGTCCGGTGACACAACTGCGGAGTCATCAGAACCCGGTGAGCTTGTTGCAGTTTCCACTCAACTACCTCCTgctgatgaagctgctctggatGTAGAATCTGCTCCTGGAGAAGGAAGGGGCGATGCAGATAGCTCTCTGTCTGCAGAAGAGCCCGAAAGCGATACGGAGGCAACTGCAGTTCCCTCTTCTGCAGGCCCAGAAGTTGGCCCTGAAAACACGGCCGATGTGCCCTCTGGAGAATCAGAAGACCTGCTGAGTGCAGAATCATCCAGTTCCCTTCCAGTAGATGAGTCCACGCTAGACAGTCCACCCGGCATTTTATCTCCCAGTGATGCTCCCTCTGAACCTTCACTGAGGATGGAAGTGTCTTCTCCTGCTGGACTCCCATTGGGGTCGGGTTCTGCTTCACAGTTACCTGAGGATGGTGAGACCCAGGCATCTTCCACAACTAACGAAGAGGCAAAGGAAGGTTCTGGAAGCCCAGACAGCAACAAGGAAGCATCTTTTGCTTCAGTGTCTCCAGAGCAAGGACCAGCTTCTTCAGGAACAGATGTCCCTGCTGGAGAAGAAGTTTCTGCAGACCTTGCCAGTGGGGCAGCCTCCCCCTTAAATCCTGGTGTGGAAACAGATAGTTCAGAGGTGGCAGAGAATGAGCAGCCCACAGTATCAACCCAGAGCGAGCCTTCTTTAGATATGACCACCATAAATTCAGCTGGGGTAGCAGAGAAGGTACCAGGGACTTTGCCCGACACCAAAACATCCCCTACTTCTCTCCTGGAGGATGAAACAGCATCCGAAGCTCAGGGGTCATCTGAAGAAACACCCTCTCCTATGTCTCTCAGTGTTACACCTTCtcagcaggaggagggagagatctCCCCCAGCGAAACACCTGGAAAGGTTGTTGGTTCTTCTCCTGAAGGCAGTGAGGCAGCTACAGGACCAGATGTTGCATCAGGATCAGCCACAACTGATGCAGTCGCACAAACGAGCAGCGAAGGCCAGAGCGAGACAGACTCCCCACTCTCCAGCTTGGAGCTTATCCCACCTGTGGGAAGATCAGAGATTTTGGACACTGAAGAATCCAAGTCACCTGCAGAGGACATGGTGGTAACAGATCCATTGGGAGGACAAGCCACCTTCCCCTCCACATCTCCTGATGAGTCACCTTCTGGTCCCTCTGCTACAGATGCAATGGAAGCTCCATCAAATGGGCCACCTGGCTCTCCACCTTTCTCCCACCTACCCCCAGACAATGACACGGGGGCAGGCTCAGAGGTCACCACGGGGCCAGAGGAACTAGGACATTCTGCTGCTGGGAACAGGGAGGAACCATCTCTTTCCCCAGTGTCCACCGCAGAGCCTGAACTGGCTCCTGCAGAAACAGAGGCCGCTGAGGATGGAAATGTTTCTGAAGACCTAGGCAAGGTATCAGCCTTACCCTCCAGAGAAGAGACAGTAGGAGCCACCTCAGAGGCAGCAGTTGATGAGGGATCCCCTTCAGATAGCAGCAGCTTTCTGGACGAAGTCAACACTCAGCCCCCAGAGCCACAGCTAGGTCCAGGAAGTGCAGAAGAGAACAGTCCACCAAGCTCTGCAGAGGTGGCAGATGCAGAATCTGGAGATCTTACACCCCTTCCTGAGAGTGGTGGAGAATCAAAGGAAGCTCAAGAGTCAtcagaaaaaaaaccctcttcttcatcttcttctgggTCCTTCAGTGTGGAAGACGAAGAAGGCGAAGCCTCCTCAAGCCCAGCTTCTGACAACCTTGGTCCTTCCCCCCAAGGCACTGATGTTTTAGAAGGTAGCAGGGATGGTGAGGGCAGCACTGGATTGGTTGAAAATGAAGTAGCTGGGACAACCAACAGCGGGGGCCAAGCTGGAACGGACCTCCCACTTTCAGGTGCAGAAATTGGCCCCACTGAAAAATCAGAGCTGCCTGCAGGACCACCAGGAGCTGTGGCTGATGGAGAAACCCCAAGTCAACCGCCTGTAGAGGATGGCGAGACATTAGTAGGAAACACAGCCTCAGGAGAAGAATCTCCCTTAGTCACCCCAAGTGAAAAATCCCCCCCTTCCGTTGTTTTTGAGCCATCAGGAGCTGAGCCTAGTGGGTCCACTAGTTCTCCAGTCTCCTATCAGctgtctccagatgttgcattAAATCCAGGCTCTGCAACTTCTGAGGAGGCCCAGGGATTGGAAGATACTTTTAGTAAGAAAGGATTGGATTTGGTTCCAATAGACATGGGGTCACCACCGGCCTCCCCCTCCAATGATGGGATAGTGGCTACTGGCTCAGACTTGGAAGGTAGTGAGGAGTCTCAACTCTCTCCAGAAGATGCTGCGACAGCAACAGATGAGGGAGCAGAACCATCTGAAGGCTCTTCCAGTGTCGGCGGCAAGGAAACATACTTGGCTCCGTCAGCCTCAAAGCCACCAGTTTCCTCCTCTTCCGCTGAAGAGGTGCAAATGGATGGATCACCATCAGTCGATAGCGAGGAGCCTACTCTGTCTCCAGATGATGCAGTGAGAGCAGGACCTGTCACTtatgaggagggagaagaatcagaagaCATCTCTGCTGAAAGTGGAAAGGAACCATCGTTGTCTCCATTGGCCACAGAGTTACAATCAGCAACTGCCTCCACCGAAGGCGTGGAAACTGCCATCTCTGAATCAGAACCCAGTGCAGGATCTCAACCATCTCAAGATGCTGCAGGACCCGGAGCTTCTGAAGGCATAGAGCAGGGGGAAAACTCTTCTGCTGCAAGTGAGCAGGAAACGCCTTTGGGTTCATCGGTTGGAGAACCACCAAAAACATCTGCAGGTGAAGAGGTTTCTGAAGGACTTGTTGAAGGAAGACCTTCCCTCTCCACTGAGTGGGTGGATCCTGCCAGCTTTGAGAAGGCAGCAGGGGAAGGATCTCAACCAGTTAATGCAGGAGTGTCCAATGGGAAGGAACCATCATCTGCTCCATTGGCTGCAGAGCCACAGTCAGACTCTCTGTCAACTGAAGGGGTGGAAATGCCCAGCTTGGGGCCAGCAACTGACACAGGATCTCAACCATCCGTAGATAGTGGAGCAACAGCAGGGGCTGTAGCTtctgaggagggagaagaatcCTCTTTGGCCCCATTGTCACCAGATTCACAATCCTCTGGAACACCTACAAGTGAAGATGTTTCTGGAGGGCTTGGAGAATCTTCCACCCTCCCTGAAGGTGTGGAAACAGGGGCTGTAGCTTCTGAGGAGGTAGGAGAATCCATAATAAGTGAAAAGAAATCCTCTTTGGCCCCATTGTCACCAGATTCACAATCCTCTGGAACACCTACAAGTGAAGATATTTCTGGAGGGCTTGGAGaatcccccctcctccctgaaGATGTGGAAACACCTATTTTGGATTCAGCAACTAACACAGGATCTCAATCATCACCGGATGGTGCAGCAGAGGGTGTAGTTTCTGAGGAGGGAGGAGTATCAGAAGACGTTTCTCCTGTGAGTGGGAAAGAGCCATCTTTGCATGCATTGCCCACAGCCTCACAATCTTCTGGAACATCTGCAAGCAATGAGGTTTCTGAAGGACTTGGTGATGGAGATTCCTCCCTCGCCACTGAAGGGGTGGAAACAGCCGGCTCAGAGTCAGCAGCAAGCAAGGCATCCCAACCATCACTAGATGATGCAGGAACAATAGTGTCCAATGGGAAGGAAGCATCATCAACACCATTGGCTGCAGAGTCACCATCAGACTCTCTGTCAACTGAAGAGGTAGAAACGCCCAGCTTGGGGACAGCAACAAATGCAGGATCTCAACCATCTGCAGACAATGCAGATACAGCCGGGGATTTAGCTTCTGAGGAAGGAGAAGAATTGGAAGACATTTCCACTGTGAACGGGAAGAAGCCATCTTTGGATGCATTGTCCACAGCCTCACAATCTTCTGGGACATCTGCAAGCAATGAGGTTTCTGAAGGACTTGGTGATGGAGATTCCTCCCTCACTATTGAAGGGTTGGAAACGCCCAGCATGGGGACAGCAACAGATGCAGGATCTCACCCATCTGTGGACAATGCAGCTACAGCAGGAGCTTCTGAGGAGGGCATGAGTGGGAAGGAAGCATCATTTAATCCATTGTCCACAGAATCACAATCCCCGGGAACATTGACAAGTGAAGATGTTTCTGGAGGACTTGGTGATGGAGAACCTTCCCTTCCCACTGGAGGGGTGGAAACTGCCAGTTTGGGATCAACAGCCACCAAGGGATCCACCTCTTCCACAGAGACAGTCCTGAGCCCAGAAAACGTAGCAGAGCAGCTAGAAGAGAAATCTGGCTCAATAACTGGTGCAGAATCTTTCCCTCAACCCTCTTCTGTGATCGACAAAGCTTCAGGAGGAACCTTGCCTTCTGCTTCTGCATATTCTGATGAGAGCTTGGCCACCAATGCTGGGGCAAACCAAGTCTCTGGCATTACAGAGTCTTCACAGCCACTTCCAGGGAGTGGAGATGTTAGTGACAACATGGCAGGTCTTGATAACACAGGAAGTTCAGAAAAGTCTGTAAGTGGACAGCCCGGTTCTTCTAACAGTGATGTCTTGGGTGGGTCAGATTCTTCCTCTCCAGGGGCAGAAGTCAGCACAGAGATTTTAAGAGGAGATTTGGGGACTGGTCCAGGGTCCTTCCATACAGAGGAATCTCCTTCTGCCTTATTGCCCTCCAGTAACACACTGCCCTCTGGACCCGCCAACTCATATGGCAAAGGCACAGGAAATGTCATTGCTGATGGCTCAACTTCTCAGAAGGTAGAGGAGGCACCAGCTGGCTTAGAAGCAGGAAAAACAGACTCTTTCCCCTCTGATTCAGAGACCCAAGAATCCAGACCCTCACCCAATGGGCTTTTGAGCTCTTCCCCAGCGTCCGAAGGGAGAGGCGATGCAGACAGCTCGGTTTTGGCAGCTGACAAGGGTCCAGCCACTACATCCACTGCTGGTGGAACCAGTCCTTCCCTGTCTAGCACACACCTGAGTCCAGCGAATACCCTGAAACTGCCTTCTGGGGCAGAATCAGGCCCTGAGATCAAAGGAGGGACGTCTCCTCTGTCCTCCAAGTCTGAAGACCCAGGAAGTGTTAAGCCCATACTTTTAGGAAAACCACCCTTGAAGCCATCATCTCCCGCTGGTTCCGGCATctcatccctgcctcctgcctcCGCCCAGAGTAAGCCAGCTGTCGGTGTGGGCAAAGACACATCTGGCAACAGCAAAGCATCCTCCTCCGCAGGGAAAGCACCCAGCTCTGCCCTTGGAAcgtccagcagcagctctccagttccTAAGCCCATGAAGTCGGGGTCTTCAACCAGTTCCGGCATCTCATCCCTGTCTCCTTCCCCCACGCAGAAAAAGCCGGCTGCTGGCGTGAGCAAAGTCGCACCTGCCAATAGCAAAGGAAAACCAGAGGTCCCCCTTGCCGCCACAGGAGATACTAAATCTTCAGAAGGCACCGGCAAGACAAAGAAGCCCAATTCAAGGCCCCAGAATTCGAAGGATGGGAAAACATCAACTGCTGATGGAAACTCAGCAAAGTCCGGCCGCGTCTCTGCAGTTCCAGTTCCTGTATCATCACCAG CGGCGTCCCTCTTCCCATACGGAGCAAGTGCGAACGACAAGGAATACGTTCAAAGGAAAGTGGATTTCAATTCGCCTCTGTTCAAGCCCGAGATTGGAATCCCGCTGGGAAAAACGCTGCGCAGCTCCCTCTAT TTCACAGACAACGGACAAATAATTTTCCCGGCTTCTGATAAAGATATTTCCAGCTATCCTAACCCAGCTCCGAAAGGATTTAATGGCCGTGAGAAAGTACCAATGATAGCCGTGTTTTGGGACAATGCTGATTTCTCCAGAGGCAAAGGAACCATCTTTTACCAG GAATATGTTACCCAGACCTCTGCAAAACACCCCGTTGTCCGTGATGTGGAAGCAAAGATTCAGCAATATTTGAAGTGTTCCTATTCAGCCACCTGGACACTCAAGATCACCTGGGTGAAAGCGCAACCTTACCCAGCACAGGGACAGAACGGCAGA ACCAACACGTACCAAGCCATCCTAACCACTGATGGATACAGAACATACACGCTGTTCCTTTATCAAAACGGTGGAATGCAATGGGATTACAGAAGAATCGCTCCTGCAAATGTGCTGATCGGGTGGACCAG TGGTGACGGATATTTTAAAAACGACGACCTGATAACTAAAACGCCAGCTGAGAAATACCGGCCAGATCAAACCGAGGGCTACAACACAG GTGTGCGTGGTCTCTGGGTATACAAGCTGGACAGCCGCATCCGGGTGAACTACAGGCGGCGGTGCCTCGACTGGTTTAGCCATGAGGGGCAGCCATCTGCCTGGAACAAGGACTTGCCTCCCTGCCCTTGCTCTCTGCAACAGGGGCTGTTGGACGATCGCTTCTCCCGCAGCAAAAAAG GTTTGCCGGACTCTCGCTTAACCATGCTGTATTCCTCTGCCCCAAACAAGTACGGTGCTGGGGTCCGGTGTCTTTATAACAGCAAGAACCAGCTTGTGGAAGGTCACCAGGAAAGAGTCTGGAAGAGTTCGAGAAGCTCCCCCAACAGCG ACGAAGAGTTGAAATTATATGACTGGTGCTGTAACCAGACCGGAAACCTCCAGTTCTGTGATAAGTACAGCCAGAAAAGGCCAAAGATTGGCTGTGACGGATACAGGCCTTCAATCCGGG CGACTTCATCGGAAGAGAAGGTGGACAGAAAATCAGAGGAAGAGAGAG ATTga